CGCGCAGCGGCCAGGTGGTGCCGGGGCTGAGCGTGCCATCCCCCGCCAAGGACTTCGACCCCAGCATGGACCACTCACAGCTGCGCGAAGCGGCGCTGGAGTTTCGCGAAGACTATCTGCACTGGCGGCGGGTGGACCAGCGGTTCAATGAAAAGGGCAAGCGCCTGCCCAGCCCGCTGGCCGAACCAGGCCAGGCTAGTCTGATTGACAGCGACCCGGACTGGGACCGCCCCTGGCATTGGACCTTGACCCAGACCGGCCTGTGGCTGGCTACGCTACTCTCCCGCCCGATCAACCCGGACCACGAATACGAAGGGGTTTATTTGCTGCGCGAAGGCGAGCAACGCTGGCGTGACGCAGGCAATGGCCAGGGCCTGAGCGCCGCGGCCAACCGCGATCTGCTGGCCTTGTTTGGCGAGCACATACACGACTCGCGCGCCTGGTTCATGGTGGCAGCCACCGGCAACCGCGAGACAGACGGCAGCTATTTCCGGCTGCGGACGATTTTGTACGATGACATCACCAACAAGCGCTATCTGAACGCCTTGCAACAGGCGGCGGCAAGCTGCGAGCCGCCTGCCGGGGCTCAGGCAGAACCCGCCATACTGGCCGGGCAGGAAGGGGGTGGCTGATGTGCTAAGCCCTCACTGCCGGTGTTTGTCCGACCGGCTGCCTAGCCCAAACCGCTCTAGTTCAGCTTGCTGGAGCGGAGGTTCAGTTGAGTCCGCTGCAGTTATCTGCTCGGGCAGGAAATAGATGGAGCGTAAGAACCATGGCATTTTCCTTCCGGCAGTTGAAGTACTTTGTAGCGACTGCTGAAGCAGGGCAGGTTTCCCTGGCGGCGATGCAGCTGAACATCACTCAGTCGGCAGTGACGGCAGCCATCCGGCAACTGGAGGAAGTGCTGGTTACGCGTTTGTTTGTACGCCATCCGCACGGCATGGTAAGGCAGGGGCTGAAATCAGCCCGGCCATCGTGTTGTTTCGCGACTATTTTCGTCAGCAGTTTCTGAGTCCCTCCAGCAGCCAGCCTAGTGCGGCTGCGCGCTAGGGCTTTCAGCCTGTTGGCTGACCGGCCCCCCAGCCGTTTTCAAATACCAGCGCGGCCAGATTTTGCCGCTGCGCCCAGTTTTCCTGCTCCAGCATGGGTTTGTCGTAAAAGGCCTCGACATGGCCGATGCACAGGATGGCCACCGCCTTGGCTTCGGCCGGCAGGCCCAGCAGAGCTCCCAGCCGCTGCGGGTCGAACAGCGATACCCAGCCCAGGCCAATGCCCTCGGCCCGGGCGGCCAGCCACATGTTCTGGATGGCGCAGGCAATGGAGCAGATATCCATTTCCGGCAGGGTGCGACGGCCGAAAACATGGCGCTCGCGCCCGTCCATCAGCGCCGCCACCAGTACCTCGCCACAGTCGAGAATGCCTTCCACCTTCAGCTTCATGAATTCGTCTTCCCGCTGGCCCAGTGCCTTGGCGGTGGCTACCCGTTCCACCTCCACCTCGGCATGCAGTTGCTGGCGCAGGGCGGTATCGGTAATGCGGATGAAGCGCCAGGGTTGCATGAAACCCACGCTGGGGGCCAGATGGGCGGCTTGCAGCAGGCGTTGCAGCAGCGCCGGGTCCACCGGGTCCGGCTTGAAGTGGCGCATGTCGCGCCGTTCGCGGATGGCGCGGTAAACGGCATCGATGTCGGCTTGGGGATAGGCATTCATGGCAGAAACAATCTGGCGCAGGCCGCAGGGTTGGACGGGAAATACAGGTGCAGATAACTGGCCAGCAGGCTGCCGTGGCGATATACCGGCTCGCCTTGGCCGCTACCGGTGGCGCGGCTGGCATGGGTAAGCGGGGTGATGGGTGTGTCCAGGCTGGAATAGTGAAAGGTGTGGCCGCGCAGCACTGCACCATCCAGTTGCAGTTGTTGCAGGCCCAGCGCGCTCAGGCGGGTATTCAGCCGGGCATGGCCGGGCAAGAGGCCCAGCATCTGTCCGCTTTGACCCTGCTTGTCGGTCAGGCTGTCGAGCAAGTACAGCATGCCGCCACATTCTGCATACAGCGGCCTACCGGCGGCCACGTGGGCGTGCAGGCTGGCGCGGCTGTGCTGTGCACCGGCCAGCGCGGCCAGATGCAGTTCCGGGTAGCCGCCGGGCAGCCAGACTGCATCGCAGTCGGGCAGGGCATCGTCGGCCAGTGGCGAGAAGTAATGCAGCTCGGCGCCCAATGCCTGCAGCGTCTGGATATTGGCCGGGTAGATAAAGCTGAAGGCGGTATCGCGGGCGATGGCGATGCGCACGCCGTCCAGCAAGCGTGGCAGGCTGGGTGCCGAGGCAGGCTGGAAGGCGACTGCGGGTGGCAGATCGGCCAGACGGGTGCTTGCCAGCTGGGTGGCAGCGCGCTCCAGCCGTGCTTCCAGATCGTCCACTTCCTGTGCCTGCACCAGGCCCAGATGACGCTCCGGCAGGCCCATGTCCTGCTGGCGCATTACCGCGCCCAGATAATTGAGGCTGGCGGGCAGGGCCGTGGTGAGCATTTCTGCATGA
The sequence above is drawn from the Aquitalea denitrificans genome and encodes:
- a CDS encoding helix-turn-helix domain-containing protein; the encoded protein is MAFSFRQLKYFVATAEAGQVSLAAMQLNITQSAVTAAIRQLEEVLVTRLFVRHPHGMVRQGLKSARPSCCFATIFVSSF
- the bluB gene encoding 5,6-dimethylbenzimidazole synthase; its protein translation is MNAYPQADIDAVYRAIRERRDMRHFKPDPVDPALLQRLLQAAHLAPSVGFMQPWRFIRITDTALRQQLHAEVEVERVATAKALGQREDEFMKLKVEGILDCGEVLVAALMDGRERHVFGRRTLPEMDICSIACAIQNMWLAARAEGIGLGWVSLFDPQRLGALLGLPAEAKAVAILCIGHVEAFYDKPMLEQENWAQRQNLAALVFENGWGAGQPTG
- a CDS encoding cobyrinate a,c-diamide synthase, giving the protein MAIRHCPALFISAPASHQGKTTLTAGLARYHRQQGRTVRVFKTGPDFLDPYVLEQASGHTVYALDLWMNGEDDCRQRLYAAAAEADLILIEGSMGLFDGAPSSADLAQLFGVPVAAIIDAAGMAQTFAAVAHGLATFRPGLPFYGVLANQVASARHAEMLTTALPASLNYLGAVMRQQDMGLPERHLGLVQAQEVDDLEARLERAATQLASTRLADLPPAVAFQPASAPSLPRLLDGVRIAIARDTAFSFIYPANIQTLQALGAELHYFSPLADDALPDCDAVWLPGGYPELHLAALAGAQHSRASLHAHVAAGRPLYAECGGMLYLLDSLTDKQGQSGQMLGLLPGHARLNTRLSALGLQQLQLDGAVLRGHTFHYSSLDTPITPLTHASRATGSGQGEPVYRHGSLLASYLHLYFPSNPAACARLFLP